The candidate division WOR-3 bacterium DNA window ACAGTGCCGAATGGCACCCTTTCATTATGAACGAAGCGCCCGCCAAATTCCTTCTGACAAACGGAGAAGACAGCCTTTCCACGGTTTTCACTTTATCAGGCGCCGTATACACCGAAATAGACTCGGTGTCGATTCCCATACCGCCGGCGAGTTTCCATTTACCGGACACTTCCTGGACAGATTCTCTCAGAACATTGGACATGACAATGCTTTCTAGCCTCACCGGACCAGACGACACGATTTTGTCACCTTTGAGGCCGAGGCTTGACTTCCCTCCGAAACCTCCGGAACCCCTATACAAAAGACTTTTCAGAATGACACTGCGGTTCTGGTATATCCCTTTGCTGATTATCTCGATTATATTGATTGCCTCAGCAGCTTATCTGCTTATTAAAAAATCAGCTAAAAAAGGATTCTTTGTTTTGTCTCCAAAAGAAAAAGCCATGGATGAGCTGTCTAAGATATTCAATTCATATTTGAAAGAAAAATCTCCGGTTTCAAAAGAGTTTTACGAAGAACTGACTGAAGTTTTCAAAGATTATTCGGAAAATGTTTCTACGCTTAAAACGAAAAAGATGACTGTCAGGGAAATAAGGGATGTCTTCCTTAAATCATTTTACGTTTCAAAAGATGTTGAAAAATCCCTGTCCTCTTTCAACATGACGTCTGAATTGGCAAAATTCTCCAAAAAAACCTTCGATTCCGAAAAAGGACAGGAAGATTACGAAGCCGTAAAAAACTTTGTCTGGGTCTTCCCTCTTTTTAAAAAAGACGAGAACGGAAAAAAAGGCGGAAAAAATGTTTAGGTTTTCCCATCCCTGGCTTCTTATATTCATCCCCCTGGTAATCGGTTTAGGCTTCTACCTCCAATTTTCGAAAAAGCCTTCCGTCATCTATTCGGCTTCATCTTTTTTTGGAGAAAAAACCACTTTTAGGATTTTTGTAAAAAAATCGCTCCTCTGGCTTTACGTAGCAAGTGCAATCGCGGCTATATTCGGCGCTGCGGAACCTCTGGGAAAACCCATAATAATTAACAGGGAAAAAATCGGAATAGACATAGTGCTGGCTCTCGATTTATCGACGAGCATGGAGGCGCCCGATTTTTCACCGACAAGATTCGAAGCCGCCAAAAAAATTGCCATCGATTTCATCAAATCACGGGAAAATGACAGAATAGGTCTGGCAGTTTTCGCCTACGACGCATATCTTCTCGTCCCGCCCACCCTCAATCATTCATTCCTCGTCAACAGTATTGAAGATCTGTCTCCGGGTATAATAACCGACGGGACAGCAATCGGTATGGGCCTGGCACTCGCTGCGAACGGTCTTCGCGATTCGGACAGCCCGAGCAAGGTGATAATACTGATCACCGACGGCGCCAACAATGCCGGATACGTGGACCCGGTAACGGCCGCTGAAGCGGCGAAAACACTCGGAATGAAAATATACACAATAGGCATCGGGACAGAAACGTCTTTCACTTACAACAGCCCGACTTACGGATATGTTTATGCGTCGACAGCCGATTACGAATTACTTTCAAAAATAGCCTCTTCCGAAAACACCTCCTTCAGGGCGACGGACAAAGGAGCCCTTAAAAAAGCTTTCACGATGATAGATCAACTTGAAAAAACAAGGGAAAGCGGCGAAATTCTGGCGTTGAGTCCGTCAAAGGCTCATTTTTGGGTTGCAATGTCCATTATTTTGCTCACAATCCCGTTTATTCTCGACAGGACTTTTTTCAGGAGCATACCTTGATATTTACAAGACCCATATTCCTCTATTTGATCCCTGCCGTTGTTTTACTTTCTGTCATACTCCAGACCATCAATCTTATCAAAAAGAAAAAGCTGGTCGGCAGACTTCTCGCCACCGGTCATAAATCGAGGTTGTCGCTGTCCGATTTGAGAGTGGAAATAGTCAAAGAGTCTCTCATAGCGCTCGCTTTGACTTCTTTTCTTTTCGCCGCCGCAGGTCCCGCGAATGAATCAGAAATATCGTCTCTGACAAAAAAAGGCATTGATATAATTTTTCTCTGCGATATCAGCCGCAGTATGGAAGCTTCGCAACCGGTGAAAAAAATTGAAATAGCAAAAAAGATTATGACCGGAATCATAGAAAGGAGAACCGACGACAGGATTTCTCTTGTTTTGTTTTCCGGAAGCGCGACAATCGCAAGCCCGTTGACTTTTGACCACAGAAGTCTCAGGAACTCCATTAAACAGCTGTCAACAAGAGCTACTACCAGCACCGGCACTTCATTTTTAGGAGCTTTCACGGCTGTTGAAAGAGTGATAGAAAAAGAGGCAAGCCGTTCGACAGTTGTCGTTTTACTGTCCGACGGAGAAGATTTCGGACCTGAAATATCGAATGAACTTGACTGTCTTTCCGGAAAAGGAATACCTGTTGTTTCCGCGGGAATAGGCAGTGTCAAGGGAGACCCTGTCCCTGAAATTAATTTTGAAGGTGAAATTGAGGGATACATAATGCTTTCCTCATACGACACCGCGAAAACTTATCTGGAAGAAGAAAATTTGATGTCGATATCGGACAAGACCGGCGGTGTATATTTAAGGGCGGAAAATCCGTCGAGAACCGCGGAAGAGATAGCCCGGTTTCTTGAAACCGTTCGAAAACAGGCCATAACTCAAAAACAGGACGCCATGTATGTTTACCATTATGAAATACCGCTTGCTATAGGCGCGGTTTTGATTGCCCTGTCAGTCACTGTGGAGAAAAAAAGAAGGTCATCAAAATGGTACTTTTGATTTCATTGTTTTTAACATTTTCGATTCCTCCCGACAAAGCATACGAAGGAGCACTGTCACAAGACGCTGGAAATTTCAGCAAAGCCATTGAACTTTACAGTAAAGCACTCGAAGAATCTCCTGGAAATTTTACAATTATCTACAATCTCGCTTGCGCTTATTACGACAACGGTGAACCTGAAAAAGCCGCTCTATTTTTCGATTCGATCCTGTCTCCGGATTCTGTTTTCGCCGATATGAAACCCGACATTTTATACAACGCGGGAACATCATATCTCAGATCCGCGCAATCCGGAACAGACTCCAGTTCGTCTTTTTTGGATTTATCAATAGAAAGGCTCATACAATCTCTCGTTTTAAACCCTTTCGATAACGAATGCCGGCGTAATCTTGAAATTGCCCTAAAAATGAAAAATGATCAGCAACAACAGAATCAGGATCAGCAAGATCAGCAGGACCAACAGGACCAGCAGGACCAGCAGGATCAGCAGGATCAACAAGACCAGCAGGACCAGCAAGACCAACAAGACCAGCAGGATCAGCAGGATCAGCAGGATCAACAAGACCAACAGGATCAGCAGGATCAACAGGACCAACAAGATCAGCAGGATCAACAAGACCAGCAGGATCAGCAGGATCAGCAGGATCAACAAGACCAGCAGGATCAGCAGGATCAGCAAGACCAACAGGATCAGCAGGATCAACAGGACCAACAACAGCAGGACGATTTACCTCCCATGTCCAGTGAACAAGCTGAAAGGATTCTCGACGCGGCTCTGAACTCGCCCGGTCAAGATTCGATTCTCCCTCAAAGTAACGGTAAGTCGAATCCCAGCGGCCAATGGTGATATTATGATGAAAAACGCCCTCATGATCATTTTTCTTGTTTTCGCTTCTTGTCTTTACGGAGCTGAATTGACTGTCAGGCCGGACAAATTAGAGACGGTTGTCGCCGGATCCTGTATTTTTTCTGTTGAAATAAAGACGTCGGGTTCCGAAATTCTGACGGATATTCAAATTGACGCAGACAAAACATTTCAGCTGTCAATGCCGTCGATCTCAACGAGCACAATAATTGTCAACGGCCAAAAAAGTTCTTTTCATATTTACGCTTATTCAATCTACCCGATATCCGGCGGTACTTACACAATATCCGTAAAAGCAGTCGTCTATGACGGAAAAACAACAAGAAATATAACAGGAACTCTGCCGGTTTTTGTCAAAGGAGACTCGGTTCCTCTTTATTCATACGACAGGACAAGCTCAGGAATACCGGTTTTGACGGCTATAAATCCCGTCAAGATGGCAATGACTGTTAGCGATCCTGAACCCTACGTCAACGAACAGCTGGTCGCCGAACTTTCGATTTACTCGAAATTCAAACTTTTAAAATACCCGGACTTCATTTATTATCCCTCCTTCAATGGATTCTGGACCGAGACCGGCGACAGTTATTTCACGGCATCTCAAATACATACGGAATTCGGCACAGTTTATAAATACTCCGTCAAATGGATACTTTTCCCTGTTCAGGCTGGAACGGCAACTATCGGCGGTGCGGGGACCGAAATCGTCATTTCTTCTTACCCGTTGCTGCCGCGAAAATTGAATCTGTATTCAGACTCCATAATTCTATTTGTCAAACCATTGCCGAATAATTGTGTGCCTGCTTCATTCAAGGGAAGCGTCGGTAATTATTTAATTTCCATGGAAGCTCCGCGGTATATTGACTCTACCGCTGAAATATGCGTCGTCGTTTCAGGAACCGGCAACATAAAAGGTATCGAAGAAATTGAGATCCCTGAAATAAATGGTGCGGACATATACTTCGCGTCTTCTGAAATCGAAATAGAATCACGGGAACCGCATCTAACGGGCAGAAAAATATACAGATGGACAATAATACCCTACTCTGACGAAGAGATAATCATTCCACCTCTGCAATTTTCCTATTTTGATCCTGATCTTTCCAGTTACGTCACGAGTCAAACACCTGTTTGCACTCTTGGGATCACAGGATGCGCGTCTTC harbors:
- a CDS encoding VWA domain-containing protein, whose protein sequence is MFRFSHPWLLIFIPLVIGLGFYLQFSKKPSVIYSASSFFGEKTTFRIFVKKSLLWLYVASAIAAIFGAAEPLGKPIIINREKIGIDIVLALDLSTSMEAPDFSPTRFEAAKKIAIDFIKSRENDRIGLAVFAYDAYLLVPPTLNHSFLVNSIEDLSPGIITDGTAIGMGLALAANGLRDSDSPSKVIILITDGANNAGYVDPVTAAEAAKTLGMKIYTIGIGTETSFTYNSPTYGYVYASTADYELLSKIASSENTSFRATDKGALKKAFTMIDQLEKTRESGEILALSPSKAHFWVAMSIILLTIPFILDRTFFRSIP
- a CDS encoding VWA domain-containing protein, with the translated sequence MIFTRPIFLYLIPAVVLLSVILQTINLIKKKKLVGRLLATGHKSRLSLSDLRVEIVKESLIALALTSFLFAAAGPANESEISSLTKKGIDIIFLCDISRSMEASQPVKKIEIAKKIMTGIIERRTDDRISLVLFSGSATIASPLTFDHRSLRNSIKQLSTRATTSTGTSFLGAFTAVERVIEKEASRSTVVVLLSDGEDFGPEISNELDCLSGKGIPVVSAGIGSVKGDPVPEINFEGEIEGYIMLSSYDTAKTYLEEENLMSISDKTGGVYLRAENPSRTAEEIARFLETVRKQAITQKQDAMYVYHYEIPLAIGAVLIALSVTVEKKRRSSKWYF
- a CDS encoding tetratricopeptide repeat protein; this encodes MVLLISLFLTFSIPPDKAYEGALSQDAGNFSKAIELYSKALEESPGNFTIIYNLACAYYDNGEPEKAALFFDSILSPDSVFADMKPDILYNAGTSYLRSAQSGTDSSSSFLDLSIERLIQSLVLNPFDNECRRNLEIALKMKNDQQQQNQDQQDQQDQQDQQDQQDQQDQQDQQDQQDQQDQQDQQDQQDQQDQQDQQDQQDQQDQQDQQDQQDQQDQQDQQDQQDQQDQQDQQDQQDQQDQQQQDDLPPMSSEQAERILDAALNSPGQDSILPQSNGKSNPSGQW
- a CDS encoding BatD family protein; translated protein: MMKNALMIIFLVFASCLYGAELTVRPDKLETVVAGSCIFSVEIKTSGSEILTDIQIDADKTFQLSMPSISTSTIIVNGQKSSFHIYAYSIYPISGGTYTISVKAVVYDGKTTRNITGTLPVFVKGDSVPLYSYDRTSSGIPVLTAINPVKMAMTVSDPEPYVNEQLVAELSIYSKFKLLKYPDFIYYPSFNGFWTETGDSYFTASQIHTEFGTVYKYSVKWILFPVQAGTATIGGAGTEIVISSYPLLPRKLNLYSDSIILFVKPLPNNCVPASFKGSVGNYLISMEAPRYIDSTAEICVVVSGTGNIKGIEEIEIPEINGADIYFASSEIEIESREPHLTGRKIYRWTIIPYSDEEIIIPPLQFSYFDPDLSSYVTSQTPVCTLGITGCASSSPVPSLTDTLPLNSEISVLKFPGLPDKVLFAAFVFSASVFTLGTARYLAKNSKVFTRKRNRSNRYKTYLKNAIKYAHAEDYDKSFDFLKKSLQSFFSEKESEKMSLKEISEAVFELTGDRSYEEIFARLEEIDFTEKTAVKSIIYDIKAVERLYKRIEKAGITISRRL